Proteins encoded by one window of Vitis riparia cultivar Riparia Gloire de Montpellier isolate 1030 chromosome 11, EGFV_Vit.rip_1.0, whole genome shotgun sequence:
- the LOC117925312 gene encoding plasma membrane ATPase 4, producing the protein MGGDKSISLEEIKNETVDLEKIPIEEVFEQLKCTKEGLTSQEGEARVQIFGPNKLEEKKESKFLKFLGFMWNPLSWVMEAAALMAIVLANGDGQPPDWQDFVGIVCLLVINSTISFIEENNAGNAAAALMAGLAPKTKVLRDGRWSEQDAAILVPGDIISIKLGDIIPADARLLEGDPLKVDQSALTGESLPVTKHPSDEVFSGSTCKQGEIEAVVIATGVHTFFGKAAHLVDSTNQVGHFQKVLTAIGNFCICSIAVGMLVEIIVMYPIQHRKYRDGIDNLLVLLIGGIPIAMPTVLSVTMAIGSHRLSQQGAITKRMTAIEEMAGMDVLCSDKTGTLTLNKLSVDRNLVEVFAKGVDKEHVLLLAARASRTENQDAIDAAIVGMLADPKEARAGIREVHFLPFNPVDKRTALTYIDADGKWHRASKGAPEQILELCKCKEDVKKKAHSIIDKFAERGLRSLAVGRQEVPEKSKESLGSPWQFVGLLPLFDPPRHDSAETIRRALNLGVNVKMITGDQLAIAKETGRRLGMGTNMYPSASLLGQDKDASIAALPVEELIEKADGFAGVFPEHKYEIVKKLQERKHICGMTGDGVNDAPALKKADIGIAVADATDAARGASDIVLTEPGLSVIISAVLTSRAIFQRMKNYTIYAVSITIRIVFGFLFIALIWKFDFSPFMVLIIAILNDGTIMTISKDRVKPSPLPDSWKLREIFATGVVLGGYLALMTVIFFWVVKDTDFFPDKFGVKSIRDSPHEMMAALYLQVSVVSQALIFVTRSRSWSFVERPGLLLVTAFIIAQLVATLIAVYANWGFARIKGMGWGWAGVVWIYSVVFYVPLDFIKFFIRYVLSGKAWLNLLENKTAFTTKKDYGKEEREAQWALAQRTLHGLQPPETSNLFSDKNSYRELSEIAEQAKRRAEVARLRELHTLKGHVESVVKLKGLDIDTIQQHYTV; encoded by the exons ATGGGAGGCGACAAATCCATCAGTCTCGAAGAAATTAAGAATGAAACTGTTGATCTG gAGAAAATTCCCATTGAGGAAGTGTTTGAGCAACTGAAATGCACCAAAGAAGGGTTAACCTCCCAGGAGGGAGAGGCCAGGGTGCAGATCTTTGGACCCAACAAACTAGAAGAGAAAAAG GAAAGCAAATTTCTCAAGTTTCTGGGGTTTATGTGGAACCCCTTGTCATGGGTCATGGAAGCTGCAGCCCTAATGGCAATTGTCCTCGCAAATGGAGATGGGCAGCCCCCGGATTGGCAGGACTTTGTTGGTATCGTCTGCCTGCTGGTGATCAACTCAACTATCAGTTTCATTGAAGAAAACAATGCTGGCAATGCAGCTGCTGCCCTCATGGCTGGTCTTGCTCCCAAAACCAAG GTGCTTAGGGATGGGCGATGGAGCGAGCAGGATGCTGCAATTCTGGTCCCTGGAGACATTATTAGCATCAAGTTGGGTGACATCATCCCTGCTGATGCTCGTCTTCTTGAGGGTGATCCTCTGAAGGTTGATCAGTCTGCACTCACAGGGGAGTCCCTTCCAGTGACAAAGCATCCTTCTGATGAAGTTTTCTCGGGTTCTACTTGCAAGCAAGGTGAGATTGAAGCTGTGGTCATTGCTACTGGTGTCCATACCTTCTTTGGAAAGGCTGCACATCTTGTGGACAGCACCAACCAAGTTGGGCACTTCCAGAAAGTGCTTACTGCTATTGGTAACTTCTGTATATGCTCCATTGCGGTTGGAATGCTGGTTGAAATTATTGTCATGTACCCGATTCAGCACAGGAAGTACAGGGATGGAATTGACAATCTGTTGGTTCTATTGATTGGAGGCATTCCTATTGCCATGCCCACTGTTTTGTCAGTGACAATGGCTATTGGATCACACAGACTGTCTCAGCAGGGTGCCATCACCAAGAGAATGACTGCTATTGAAGAGATGGCTGGTATGGATGTTCTCTGCAGTGACAAGACTGGGACCCTTACTCTTAACAAGCTGAGCGTGGACAGAAACTTGGTTGAGGTTTTTGCAAAGGGTGTTGATAAGGAACATGTGCTCCTGCTTGCTGCAAGAGCTTCCAGGACTGAAAATCAAGATGCCATTGATGCTGCCATTGTTGGGATGCTTGCTGACCCGAAAGAG GCCCGAGCTGGTATCAGAGAAGTGCACTTTCTTCCTTTCAATCCAGTGGACAAGAGGACTGCTTTGACCTACATTGATGCTGATGGCAAGTGGCACCGAGCAAGCAAAGGTGCTCCTGAACAG ATCTTAGAACTCTGCAAATGCAAGGAAGACGTCAAGAAAAAGGCCCATTCGATCATTGACAAGTTTGCTGAACGCGGGCTTCGCTCCTTGGCTGTTGGAAGACAG GAAGTTCCAGAGAAAAGTAAAGAAAGTCTGGGCAGTCCATGGCAGTTTGTTGGTCTGTTGCCCCTGTTTGATCCTCCAAGGCATGACAGTGCAGAAACCATCCGCAGAGCCCTCAATCTTGGAGTCAATGTCAAGATGATTACTG GTGACCAACTTGCCATTGCCAAGGAGACGGGCCGCAGGCTTGGAATGGGAACAAACATGTACCCTTCTGCTTCTTTGCTTGGTCAGGACAAGGATGCCTCCATAGCCGCACTCCCAGTGGAAGAGTTGATTGAGAAGGCTGATGGATTTGCCGGTGTATTTCCAG AACACAAGTATGAAATTGTGAAGAAGTTGCAAGAGAGGAAGCACATCTGTGGAATGACTGGAGATGGTGTCAATGATGCCCCTGCTCTGAAGAAGGCAGATATTGGAATTGCTGTTGCTGATGCTACTGATGCTGCAAGAGGTGCATCTGATATTGTGCTCACAGAGCCTGGGCTTAGTGTCATCATCAGTGCAGTGCTGACCAGCAGAGCCATCTTCCAGAGGATGAAGAATTACACT ATTTATGCAGTCTCCATCACAATTCGTATTGTG TTCGGGTTCCTGTTCATTGCTCTGATATGGAAATTCGACTTCTCCCCCTTCATGGTTTTGATCATTGCCATTCTAAACGATG GAACAATCATGACCATCTCAAAAGATCGTGTGAAGCCATCTCCATTGCCTGATAGCTGGAAACTGAGAGAGATTTTTGCTACTGGGGTTGTGCTTGGAGGATACTTGGCTCTGATGACTGTTATATTCTTCTGGGTGGTGAAGGATACTGACTTTTTCCCG GACAAGTTTGGCGTGAAATCTATCAGAGACAGTCCTCATGAAATGATGGCTGCTTTATACCTTCAAGTGAGTGTTGTCAGTCAGGCACTGATTTTCGTCACCCGTTCTCGCAGCTGGTCTTTCGTTGAGCGCCCAGGACTGCTGTTAGTCACCGCTTTCATAATTGCACAACTA GTGGCAACTCTGATTGCTGTGTATGCAAACTGGGGCTTTGCAAGGATCAAAGGAATGGGCTGGGGATGGGCCGGTGTTGTCTGGATTTACAGCGTTGTCTTCTATGTCCCGCTTGACTTCATAAAGTTCTTCATTCGCTACGTCCTAAGTGGCAAGGCTTGGCTCAATTTGCTTGAGAACAAG ACTGCATTCACAACAAAGAAAGATTATGGAAAAGAGGAAAGAGAAGCTCAATGGGCTCTTGCTCAGAGGACTCTCCATGGCCTTCAACCACCAGAAACCTCTAATCTCTTCAGTGACAAGAACAGCTACAGAGAACTATCTGAAATAGCTGAGCAGGCCAAGAGGCGCGCTGAGGTTGCAAG GCTCCGGGAGCTGCATACACTCAAGGGCCATGTTGAGTCAGTGGTCAAGCTGAAGGGTCTGGACATTGACACAATCCAACAGCATTACACAGTATGA